From the Ctenopharyngodon idella isolate HZGC_01 chromosome 3, HZGC01, whole genome shotgun sequence genome, one window contains:
- the arhgap23a gene encoding rho GTPase-activating protein 23 isoform X2 — MWSVGQVPLVMPTVCPRVEGMEWCFQDAVGVDCSSPEPRCIWVAVLHGDSPQINVSKNDTSESTNGISAGRALLRRSQTCRAKGRRDGISSSSENPRPVVRSGADGLGMSWQGPRTLVLHKNSQGFGFTLRHFIVYPPESALHTSFKDEENGNGKGLHRSCLEPMDTIFVKNVREKGPAHQAGLCTGDRLVKVNGESVLGKTYSQVIALIQNSESVLELSIMPKDEDVLQLVSAYSHDAYLRGNNPYTGKAQNLPPPPPVLYPPRTKSQPSAGYSPCPAPASSHMGQNQLDNWSRWPGSSSGPSPPLDNRTVTSSNAVWAAEGRSCEPGGVSHSSPAHRTEEIQYGMTDRGQQAIGQMRGRSNSSSSSSGGIMSPLHHAHLANHNVGTAMGHTSGRKGSPPWASPSQSTSTPPSSRSEHTQQALSNWYYSQVPGRERERERSSSRSMLPRHRSFSQDRLGEIGRARRSQQAGFPHSASQDTLLLLQQSSAAYADPYWNQGDWHEEHAYGQHPSAVGYGRKSPGNLLASRYGHTGRSLETLDRAVGILPPRFHHQVQQPPNRTEGYPRRGGHCGQHAESHHQIQPHQTQHHTPQHHQHTPQYQNLTHAAHQYSSQTPQPQQAAPQARRLPSCQSLDEEPIGYRSYSPSFNRKTGRILQQAQSFRDPSYTGPPLWSPAPKTSPPEGLPPSASPSPAPPTTSSKTAIPTPPEGQDRTYRPTNHDRGAGEATGEAQTQEVVLRQKPPTGRRGANALRHPHYAIALDSSDPLLFTSDPLEPPAKAESAISHRRTNGNLPPLSIEDDSLASIPFIDEPTSPSADLRARHVPASSVVSSGGINSAPAVATSPASPTFTFPLNRLFSHDSSDAKSNRRSSYLLAITTERSKSCDEGLNAYREEGRVFSRLPKRVKSFFTEGSLDSLGAAEEARSKRHSTSELGSISYSDVRREGWLHFKQIHTEKGKKVGSAIWPWRRVFSVLRSHSLFLYKDKREAVLKGAVLGGGAEDEQPISIRGCLVDIAYSETKRKHALRLTTQDFCEYLLQAEDREDMLEWIKVIRENSKTDNEELGFSRQALISKKLNDYRKQSPTGNKPDSSPRVHRMTFLLSKQDNSAPPRSPKHEAKEESSPPKSPWGINIMKKAKKAGPKAFGVRLEDCQPATNNKFIPQIVEICCGLVEEMGLEYTGIYRVPGNNAVVSTLQEQLNKGVDINIAEERWQDLNVVSSLLKSFFRKLPEPLFTDDKYNDFIEANRMENASDRLRTMKKLIRDLPDYYFHTLKFLIGHLKTVADHSEKNKMEPRNLALVFGPTLVRTSEDNMTDMVTHMPDRYKIVETLIQHYVWFFIEEHEKDEKTPVDTEDVQPAPNIDHLLSNIGRTGLMGEASDSTNSDSAKSKGSWGSKRDFTAKDILTLSIMSAVTRKRRKRHNGRFFGSSTDDDSEHEPVKSCVSEKDDLQEMGQVASFCAPRAEGEEDEEEEEEDEEEEEGERQKAQEQKEEVVPSISLTVEAPPAVLLSEEEEQRSEVKGRGWRGDDARSIVSGYSTLSTLGRSLASEGRGEDADDEHSELVSETDNESGFASRSLTQERPEKPTRSSQNSQASPDPTAPRSFLYAHCKSQMPSASSGSSLAPPSLHITTNPEDQANDSAARSSTPSSSSYSSSASQRLHSRHSFNSHRLIQCDTLARRRLKSDKPKAPSVDLSEVSSSSATEGDRRSGANQIPNSSPSPSPKAKSSKEVSVRKEYMPTSIAVPGIKSCSLSSGQGSLADQVRARLMGSADDLRSVGLRKQLSPETRRKRRAWRRHTVVVSPTDCSDKKTPALPPKPLDSPSPVEKPDVRESHPECSETEAPTARRALPTSRFRDFL, encoded by the exons GAGACAGGCTGGTTAAAGTGAATGGAGAGAGTGTGCTGGGTAAGACGTACTCACAAGTCATTGCACTGATTCAGAACAG TGAGAGTGTACTGGAGCTCTCCATCATGCCAAAGGATGAGGACGTGCTGCAGCTGGTAAGT GCATATTCCCATGATGCCTACCTAAGAGGGAACAATCCATATACAGGAAAGGCCCAAAATCTTCCTCCTCCACCCCCTGTCCTCTATCCTCCACGTACAAAATCCCAGCCTTCTGCGGGGTACTCCCCCTGCCCTGCCCCAGCTTCCTCACACATGGGACAAAACCAACTGGATAACTGGAGCCGCTGGCCCGGCTCTTCCTCTGGTCCTTCTCCGCCACTTGACAACCGGACAGTCACTTCCAGCAACGCTGTCTGGGCAGCTGAGGGTAGAAGCTGTGAGCCAGGAGGTGTTAGTCACAGTAGCCCTGCACACCGAACTGAGGAGATCCAGTATGGAATGACTGACAGGGGACAACAAGCAATCGGACAAATGAGAGGACGCTCAAACTCATCTTCTTCATCTTCAGGAGGAATTATGAGCCCATTGCATCATGCTCATCTTGCCAACCACAATGTGGGTACTGCCATGGGGCACACTAGTGGCCGCAAGGGAAGCCCACCATGGGCCAGCCCTTCTCAGTCAACATCAACACCCCCATCCAGCCGCAGTGAACACACCCAACAAGCCCTTTCCAACTGGTACTACAGCCAGGTACCAGGCCGTGAGCGAGAACGGGAACGATCTAGTTCTCGCTCCATGCTCCCACGCCATAGGAGTTTCTCACAGGACCGCCTGGGTGAGATTGGGAGGGCCAGGCGTTCGCAGCAAGCAGGCTTTCCCCACAGTGCATCACAAGACACATTGCTACTGCTTCAGCAGAGCTCTGCAGCATACGCTGATCCCTACTGGAACCAGGGAGACTGGCATGAAGAGCATGCATATGGACAGCACCCATCTGCAGTGGGCTATGGGCGCAAGTCCCCTGGAAACCTTCTTGCAAGCCGGTACGGACACACGGGACGTTCACTGGAAACTCTCGACAGAGCTGTGGGGATACTCCCACCACGATTTCACCACCAGGTCCAGCAGCCCCCAAACAGAACTGAAGGATATCCAAGACGTGGTGGACATTGTGGGCAACACGCAGAGTCACACCACCAAATTCAGCCCCACCAAACACAACACCACACACCCCAACACCATCAACACACACCTCAGTATCAAAACCTCACACATGCAGCACACCAATACTCATCTCAGACTCCACAACCACAGCAGGCAGCTCCACAGGCAAGACGCTTGCCTTCTTGCCAGAGTCTAGATGAGGAGCCGATTGGCTACCGTAGCTACAGCCCTTCTTTCAACCGCAAGACTGGCCGTATCCTGCAGCAGGCCCAGTCATTTAGAGACCCCTCTTATACAGGTCCACCCCTATGGAGTCCTGCACCCAAAACCAGTCCCCCAGAGGGGCTTCCACCCTCGGCCTCTCCTTCCCCAGCCCCACCAACCACCTCCTCTAAAACTGCTATTCCCACACCCCCTGAAGGACAAGACAGAACTTACCGACCCACTAATCATGACAGAGGGGCAGGGGAAGCAACAGGTGAAGCCCAGACACAGGAAGTAGTTCTGAGGCAGAAACCACCCACCGGCCGCAGGGGTGCGAACGCCCTTCGACATCCACATTACGCCATAGCACTGGACTCCAGTGACCCTCTACTCTTTACCTCTGACCCTTTGGAGCCCCCTGCCAAAGCAGAAAGTGCTATTTCTCATCGCCGCACGAATGGCAACTTACCACCACTATCCATAGAGGATGACTCCCTCGCGTCGATTCCTTTTATAG ATGAGCCGACCAGTCCAAGTGCAGATCTGCGGGCACGTCATGTCCCCGCCTCCTCCGTCGTGTCCAGTGGCGGTATAAACTCTGCCCCTGCTGTGGCCACAAGCCCCGCCTCCCCAACCTTCACCTTTCCCCTCAACCGCCTTTTCTCCCACGACAGCA GTGATGCCAAGTCTAATCGTCGATCCTCTTACCTGCTGGCCATCACCACTGAACGCTCCAAGTCATGTGATGAGGGGCTTAACGCATATAGAGAAGAGGGACGGGTCTTCTC GAGGCTTCCAAAAAGAGTCAAGAGCTTCTTTACTGAAGGG TCTCTGGACAGTCTGGGTGCTGCTGAAGAGGCTCGCTCTAAACGACACTCTACCTCGGAGCTGGGCAGCATCAGCTACAGTGACGTGAGGAGGGAAGGCTGGCTCCACTTCAAACAGATCCACACAGAGAAGGGCAAG aAGGTGGGTAGTGCCATCTGGCCTTGGAGGCGGGTGTTCTCCGTGCTTCGGTCCCATTCCCTGTTTCTCTACAAAGACAAGCGAGAGGCAGTTCTCAAAGGGGCGGTGCTGGGAGGCGGGGCCGAAgatgaacagccaatcagcatCCGGGGCTGCCTTGTGGACATAGCCTACAGTGAAACGAAGCGCAAGCACGCGCTGAGGTTGACCACGCAGGACTTCTGTGAATACCTGCTACAGGCGGAGGACAGAGAGGATATGCTGGAGTGGATCAAAGTCATCAGAGAGAACAGCAAGACTGACAATGAG GAATTGGGTTTCTCACGACAGGCTCTCATAAGTAAGAAACTTAATGACTACAGGAAACAAAG TCCAACAGGCAATAAACCAGACTCCTCACCCAGAGTGCATCGAATGACATTTCTGCTCAGTAAGCAAGACAACAGCGCACCTCCACGTTCCCCAAAACACGAGGCCAAAGAGGAGAGCAGCCCCCCAAAATCACCTTGGGGCATAAATATAATGAAGAAAGCTAAGAAGGCAGGTCCTAAAGCCTTTGGTGTCCGTCTAGAGGACTGCCAGCCTGCTACCAACAACAAG TTCATTCCCCAGATTGTGGAGATCTGCTGTGGGCTGGTGGAGGAAATGGGTCTGGAGTATACAGGGATCTATAGAGTGCCGGGAAACAATGCCGTAGTGTCCACTCTGCAGGAGCAGCTCAACAAAGGAGTAGACATCAACATCGCTGAGGAG AGATGGCAAGACCTGAATGTGGTTAGCAGCCTGCTGAAGTCCTTCTTTCGTAAACTCCCAGAACCCCTCTTCACTGATG ACAAATACAATGACTTTATTGAGGCCAATCGGATGGAGAATGCCAGTGATAGGCTAAGGACAATGAAAAAACTG ATCCGTGATCTACCAGATTATTACTTCCACACTCTAAAATTTCTAATTGGACACCTAAAGACTGTGGCAGACCACTCTGAAAAGAACAAG ATGGAACCGCGTAATTTGGCGCTGGTGTTTGGCCCCACTCTTGTCCGGACCTCAGAGGACAACATGACAGACATGGTCACCCACATGCCTGACCGCTACAAAATTGTGGAGACACTCATTCAGCAC TATGTCTGGTTTTTCATTGAAGAACACGAAAAGGATGAAAAG ACACCAGTGGACACAGAGGATGTCCAGCCCGCCCCAAACATAGATCATCTCCTCTCTAACATTGGCCGGACAGGCCTGATGGGGGAGGCGTCAG ACTCAACCAACAGTGATTCTGCAAAATCAAAG GGGTCGTGGGGATCAAAACGTGACTTTACTGCCAAGGATATCCTGACGTTATCGATTATGTCGGCTGTGACCCGCAAACGCCGGAAGCGGCACAACGGCCGTTTCTTCGGCAGCAGTACAGATGACGATTCTGAGCATGAACCCGTTAAATCCTGTGTCTCCGAAAAAGACGACTTGCAAGAGATGGGGCAGGTGGCATCCTTCTGCGCCCCACGAGCGGAGGGAGAAGAAgatgaagaagaggaggaggaagatgaggaagaggaggagggtGAGAGACAGAAGGCCCAAGAACAGAAAGAGGAAGTAGTTCCCAGCATTTCCTTAACAGTGGAAGCGCCACCAGCGGTTCTGCTGAGCGAGGAGGAGGAACAAAGGTCTGAAGTGAAAGGTCGCGGCTGGCGAGGAGATGATGCACGGTCTATTGTGTCGGGCTACTCTACTCTGTCCACTCTGGGGCGGAGCTTAGCGTCAGAGGGGCGGGGCGAAGATGCAGATGATGAGCACAGTGAACTGGTGAGCGAAACTGATAACGAAAGCGGATTCGCCTCACGCTCCCTCACCCAAGAGAGGCCGGAAAAACCAACCCGTTCCAGCCAAAACTCACAAGCCTCACCCGATCCGACCGCGCCACGCAGTTTCCTCTATGCGCACTGCAAATCACAGATGCCCTCTGCTTCCTCCGGCTCCTCCCTCGCTCCTCCTTCTCTCCACATCACTACCAACCCTGAAGACCAAGCGAACGACAGCGCAGCACGTTCGTCTACTCCCTCATCTTCCTCTTACTCATCATCCGCCTCCCAGCGCCTCCACAGCCGCCACTCTTTTAACTCCCACCGCCTTATACAGTGCGACACCCTGGCACGGCGTCGGCTAAAGTCAGATAAACCCAAAGCGCCCTCGGTGGACCTTTCAGAAGTTTCCAGCTCCTCCGCCACGGAGGGAGATCGCCGGTCAGGTGCGAATCAAATCCCTAATTCCTCTCCATCTCCTTCTCCAAAAGCCAAATCCTCCAAAGAGGTTAGCGTGAGAAAAGAGTATATGCCAACATCCATAGCCGTTCCCGGAATTAAGAGCTGCTCGTTGTCCTCTGGACAGGGTTCCCTGGCGGATCAGGTACGGGCTCGCCTGATGGGCTCAGCGGACGACCTGCGCAGTGTCGGCCTGAGGAAGCAGCTCTCGCCGGAGACGCGCAGGAAGAGACGTGCATGGAGGAGGCACACCGTGGTAGTCTCCCCTACAGATTGTTCAGACAAAAAAACACCGGCGCTACCCCCCAAACCGCTAGATTCACCCTCCCCTGTTGAAAAGCCGGACGTTAGAGAGTCCCACCCAGAGTGCTCAGAGACTGAAGCCCCTACTGCACGTCGGGCCCTGCCTACCTCGCGCTTTCGTGATTTCTTGTAG
- the arhgap23a gene encoding rho GTPase-activating protein 23 isoform X4: MWSVGQVPLVMPTVCPRVEGMEWCFQDAVGVDCSSPEPRCIWVAVLHGDSPQINVSKNDTSESTNGISAGRALLRRSQTCRAKGRRDGISSSSENPRPVVRSGADGLGMSWQGPRTLVLHKNSQGFGFTLRHFIVYPPESALHTSFKDEENGNGKGLHRSCLEPMDTIFVKNVREKGPAHQAGLCTGDRLVKVNGESVLGKTYSQVIALIQNSESVLELSIMPKDEDVLQLAYSHDAYLRGNNPYTGKAQNLPPPPPVLYPPRTKSQPSAGYSPCPAPASSHMGQNQLDNWSRWPGSSSGPSPPLDNRTVTSSNAVWAAEGRSCEPGGVSHSSPAHRTEEIQYGMTDRGQQAIGQMRGRSNSSSSSSGGIMSPLHHAHLANHNVGTAMGHTSGRKGSPPWASPSQSTSTPPSSRSEHTQQALSNWYYSQVPGRERERERSSSRSMLPRHRSFSQDRLGEIGRARRSQQAGFPHSASQDTLLLLQQSSAAYADPYWNQGDWHEEHAYGQHPSAVGYGRKSPGNLLASRYGHTGRSLETLDRAVGILPPRFHHQVQQPPNRTEGYPRRGGHCGQHAESHHQIQPHQTQHHTPQHHQHTPQYQNLTHAAHQYSSQTPQPQQAAPQARRLPSCQSLDEEPIGYRSYSPSFNRKTGRILQQAQSFRDPSYTGPPLWSPAPKTSPPEGLPPSASPSPAPPTTSSKTAIPTPPEGQDRTYRPTNHDRGAGEATGEAQTQEVVLRQKPPTGRRGANALRHPHYAIALDSSDPLLFTSDPLEPPAKAESAISHRRTNGNLPPLSIEDDSLASIPFIDEPTSPSADLRARHVPASSVVSSGGINSAPAVATSPASPTFTFPLNRLFSHDSSDAKSNRRSSYLLAITTERSKSCDEGLNAYREEGRVFSRLPKRVKSFFTEGSLDSLGAAEEARSKRHSTSELGSISYSDVRREGWLHFKQIHTEKGKKVGSAIWPWRRVFSVLRSHSLFLYKDKREAVLKGAVLGGGAEDEQPISIRGCLVDIAYSETKRKHALRLTTQDFCEYLLQAEDREDMLEWIKVIRENSKTDNEELGFSRQALISKKLNDYRKQSPTGNKPDSSPRVHRMTFLLSKQDNSAPPRSPKHEAKEESSPPKSPWGINIMKKAKKAGPKAFGVRLEDCQPATNNKFIPQIVEICCGLVEEMGLEYTGIYRVPGNNAVVSTLQEQLNKGVDINIAEERWQDLNVVSSLLKSFFRKLPEPLFTDDKYNDFIEANRMENASDRLRTMKKLIRDLPDYYFHTLKFLIGHLKTVADHSEKNKMEPRNLALVFGPTLVRTSEDNMTDMVTHMPDRYKIVETLIQHYVWFFIEEHEKDEKTPVDTEDVQPAPNIDHLLSNIGRTGLMGEASDSTNSDSAKSKGSWGSKRDFTAKDILTLSIMSAVTRKRRKRHNGRFFGSSTDDDSEHEPVKSCVSEKDDLQEMGQVASFCAPRAEGEEDEEEEEEDEEEEEGERQKAQEQKEEVVPSISLTVEAPPAVLLSEEEEQRSEVKGRGWRGDDARSIVSGYSTLSTLGRSLASEGRGEDADDEHSELVSETDNESGFASRSLTQERPEKPTRSSQNSQASPDPTAPRSFLYAHCKSQMPSASSGSSLAPPSLHITTNPEDQANDSAARSSTPSSSSYSSSASQRLHSRHSFNSHRLIQCDTLARRRLKSDKPKAPSVDLSEVSSSSATEGDRRSGANQIPNSSPSPSPKAKSSKEVSVRKEYMPTSIAVPGIKSCSLSSGQGSLADQVRARLMGSADDLRSVGLRKQLSPETRRKRRAWRRHTVVVSPTDCSDKKTPALPPKPLDSPSPVEKPDVRESHPECSETEAPTARRALPTSRFRDFL, encoded by the exons GAGACAGGCTGGTTAAAGTGAATGGAGAGAGTGTGCTGGGTAAGACGTACTCACAAGTCATTGCACTGATTCAGAACAG TGAGAGTGTACTGGAGCTCTCCATCATGCCAAAGGATGAGGACGTGCTGCAGCTG GCATATTCCCATGATGCCTACCTAAGAGGGAACAATCCATATACAGGAAAGGCCCAAAATCTTCCTCCTCCACCCCCTGTCCTCTATCCTCCACGTACAAAATCCCAGCCTTCTGCGGGGTACTCCCCCTGCCCTGCCCCAGCTTCCTCACACATGGGACAAAACCAACTGGATAACTGGAGCCGCTGGCCCGGCTCTTCCTCTGGTCCTTCTCCGCCACTTGACAACCGGACAGTCACTTCCAGCAACGCTGTCTGGGCAGCTGAGGGTAGAAGCTGTGAGCCAGGAGGTGTTAGTCACAGTAGCCCTGCACACCGAACTGAGGAGATCCAGTATGGAATGACTGACAGGGGACAACAAGCAATCGGACAAATGAGAGGACGCTCAAACTCATCTTCTTCATCTTCAGGAGGAATTATGAGCCCATTGCATCATGCTCATCTTGCCAACCACAATGTGGGTACTGCCATGGGGCACACTAGTGGCCGCAAGGGAAGCCCACCATGGGCCAGCCCTTCTCAGTCAACATCAACACCCCCATCCAGCCGCAGTGAACACACCCAACAAGCCCTTTCCAACTGGTACTACAGCCAGGTACCAGGCCGTGAGCGAGAACGGGAACGATCTAGTTCTCGCTCCATGCTCCCACGCCATAGGAGTTTCTCACAGGACCGCCTGGGTGAGATTGGGAGGGCCAGGCGTTCGCAGCAAGCAGGCTTTCCCCACAGTGCATCACAAGACACATTGCTACTGCTTCAGCAGAGCTCTGCAGCATACGCTGATCCCTACTGGAACCAGGGAGACTGGCATGAAGAGCATGCATATGGACAGCACCCATCTGCAGTGGGCTATGGGCGCAAGTCCCCTGGAAACCTTCTTGCAAGCCGGTACGGACACACGGGACGTTCACTGGAAACTCTCGACAGAGCTGTGGGGATACTCCCACCACGATTTCACCACCAGGTCCAGCAGCCCCCAAACAGAACTGAAGGATATCCAAGACGTGGTGGACATTGTGGGCAACACGCAGAGTCACACCACCAAATTCAGCCCCACCAAACACAACACCACACACCCCAACACCATCAACACACACCTCAGTATCAAAACCTCACACATGCAGCACACCAATACTCATCTCAGACTCCACAACCACAGCAGGCAGCTCCACAGGCAAGACGCTTGCCTTCTTGCCAGAGTCTAGATGAGGAGCCGATTGGCTACCGTAGCTACAGCCCTTCTTTCAACCGCAAGACTGGCCGTATCCTGCAGCAGGCCCAGTCATTTAGAGACCCCTCTTATACAGGTCCACCCCTATGGAGTCCTGCACCCAAAACCAGTCCCCCAGAGGGGCTTCCACCCTCGGCCTCTCCTTCCCCAGCCCCACCAACCACCTCCTCTAAAACTGCTATTCCCACACCCCCTGAAGGACAAGACAGAACTTACCGACCCACTAATCATGACAGAGGGGCAGGGGAAGCAACAGGTGAAGCCCAGACACAGGAAGTAGTTCTGAGGCAGAAACCACCCACCGGCCGCAGGGGTGCGAACGCCCTTCGACATCCACATTACGCCATAGCACTGGACTCCAGTGACCCTCTACTCTTTACCTCTGACCCTTTGGAGCCCCCTGCCAAAGCAGAAAGTGCTATTTCTCATCGCCGCACGAATGGCAACTTACCACCACTATCCATAGAGGATGACTCCCTCGCGTCGATTCCTTTTATAG ATGAGCCGACCAGTCCAAGTGCAGATCTGCGGGCACGTCATGTCCCCGCCTCCTCCGTCGTGTCCAGTGGCGGTATAAACTCTGCCCCTGCTGTGGCCACAAGCCCCGCCTCCCCAACCTTCACCTTTCCCCTCAACCGCCTTTTCTCCCACGACAGCA GTGATGCCAAGTCTAATCGTCGATCCTCTTACCTGCTGGCCATCACCACTGAACGCTCCAAGTCATGTGATGAGGGGCTTAACGCATATAGAGAAGAGGGACGGGTCTTCTC GAGGCTTCCAAAAAGAGTCAAGAGCTTCTTTACTGAAGGG TCTCTGGACAGTCTGGGTGCTGCTGAAGAGGCTCGCTCTAAACGACACTCTACCTCGGAGCTGGGCAGCATCAGCTACAGTGACGTGAGGAGGGAAGGCTGGCTCCACTTCAAACAGATCCACACAGAGAAGGGCAAG aAGGTGGGTAGTGCCATCTGGCCTTGGAGGCGGGTGTTCTCCGTGCTTCGGTCCCATTCCCTGTTTCTCTACAAAGACAAGCGAGAGGCAGTTCTCAAAGGGGCGGTGCTGGGAGGCGGGGCCGAAgatgaacagccaatcagcatCCGGGGCTGCCTTGTGGACATAGCCTACAGTGAAACGAAGCGCAAGCACGCGCTGAGGTTGACCACGCAGGACTTCTGTGAATACCTGCTACAGGCGGAGGACAGAGAGGATATGCTGGAGTGGATCAAAGTCATCAGAGAGAACAGCAAGACTGACAATGAG GAATTGGGTTTCTCACGACAGGCTCTCATAAGTAAGAAACTTAATGACTACAGGAAACAAAG TCCAACAGGCAATAAACCAGACTCCTCACCCAGAGTGCATCGAATGACATTTCTGCTCAGTAAGCAAGACAACAGCGCACCTCCACGTTCCCCAAAACACGAGGCCAAAGAGGAGAGCAGCCCCCCAAAATCACCTTGGGGCATAAATATAATGAAGAAAGCTAAGAAGGCAGGTCCTAAAGCCTTTGGTGTCCGTCTAGAGGACTGCCAGCCTGCTACCAACAACAAG TTCATTCCCCAGATTGTGGAGATCTGCTGTGGGCTGGTGGAGGAAATGGGTCTGGAGTATACAGGGATCTATAGAGTGCCGGGAAACAATGCCGTAGTGTCCACTCTGCAGGAGCAGCTCAACAAAGGAGTAGACATCAACATCGCTGAGGAG AGATGGCAAGACCTGAATGTGGTTAGCAGCCTGCTGAAGTCCTTCTTTCGTAAACTCCCAGAACCCCTCTTCACTGATG ACAAATACAATGACTTTATTGAGGCCAATCGGATGGAGAATGCCAGTGATAGGCTAAGGACAATGAAAAAACTG ATCCGTGATCTACCAGATTATTACTTCCACACTCTAAAATTTCTAATTGGACACCTAAAGACTGTGGCAGACCACTCTGAAAAGAACAAG ATGGAACCGCGTAATTTGGCGCTGGTGTTTGGCCCCACTCTTGTCCGGACCTCAGAGGACAACATGACAGACATGGTCACCCACATGCCTGACCGCTACAAAATTGTGGAGACACTCATTCAGCAC TATGTCTGGTTTTTCATTGAAGAACACGAAAAGGATGAAAAG ACACCAGTGGACACAGAGGATGTCCAGCCCGCCCCAAACATAGATCATCTCCTCTCTAACATTGGCCGGACAGGCCTGATGGGGGAGGCGTCAG ACTCAACCAACAGTGATTCTGCAAAATCAAAG GGGTCGTGGGGATCAAAACGTGACTTTACTGCCAAGGATATCCTGACGTTATCGATTATGTCGGCTGTGACCCGCAAACGCCGGAAGCGGCACAACGGCCGTTTCTTCGGCAGCAGTACAGATGACGATTCTGAGCATGAACCCGTTAAATCCTGTGTCTCCGAAAAAGACGACTTGCAAGAGATGGGGCAGGTGGCATCCTTCTGCGCCCCACGAGCGGAGGGAGAAGAAgatgaagaagaggaggaggaagatgaggaagaggaggagggtGAGAGACAGAAGGCCCAAGAACAGAAAGAGGAAGTAGTTCCCAGCATTTCCTTAACAGTGGAAGCGCCACCAGCGGTTCTGCTGAGCGAGGAGGAGGAACAAAGGTCTGAAGTGAAAGGTCGCGGCTGGCGAGGAGATGATGCACGGTCTATTGTGTCGGGCTACTCTACTCTGTCCACTCTGGGGCGGAGCTTAGCGTCAGAGGGGCGGGGCGAAGATGCAGATGATGAGCACAGTGAACTGGTGAGCGAAACTGATAACGAAAGCGGATTCGCCTCACGCTCCCTCACCCAAGAGAGGCCGGAAAAACCAACCCGTTCCAGCCAAAACTCACAAGCCTCACCCGATCCGACCGCGCCACGCAGTTTCCTCTATGCGCACTGCAAATCACAGATGCCCTCTGCTTCCTCCGGCTCCTCCCTCGCTCCTCCTTCTCTCCACATCACTACCAACCCTGAAGACCAAGCGAACGACAGCGCAGCACGTTCGTCTACTCCCTCATCTTCCTCTTACTCATCATCCGCCTCCCAGCGCCTCCACAGCCGCCACTCTTTTAACTCCCACCGCCTTATACAGTGCGACACCCTGGCACGGCGTCGGCTAAAGTCAGATAAACCCAAAGCGCCCTCGGTGGACCTTTCAGAAGTTTCCAGCTCCTCCGCCACGGAGGGAGATCGCCGGTCAGGTGCGAATCAAATCCCTAATTCCTCTCCATCTCCTTCTCCAAAAGCCAAATCCTCCAAAGAGGTTAGCGTGAGAAAAGAGTATATGCCAACATCCATAGCCGTTCCCGGAATTAAGAGCTGCTCGTTGTCCTCTGGACAGGGTTCCCTGGCGGATCAGGTACGGGCTCGCCTGATGGGCTCAGCGGACGACCTGCGCAGTGTCGGCCTGAGGAAGCAGCTCTCGCCGGAGACGCGCAGGAAGAGACGTGCATGGAGGAGGCACACCGTGGTAGTCTCCCCTACAGATTGTTCAGACAAAAAAACACCGGCGCTACCCCCCAAACCGCTAGATTCACCCTCCCCTGTTGAAAAGCCGGACGTTAGAGAGTCCCACCCAGAGTGCTCAGAGACTGAAGCCCCTACTGCACGTCGGGCCCTGCCTACCTCGCGCTTTCGTGATTTCTTGTAG